The following proteins are encoded in a genomic region of Maylandia zebra isolate NMK-2024a linkage group LG1, Mzebra_GT3a, whole genome shotgun sequence:
- the slc6a5 gene encoding sodium- and chloride-dependent glycine transporter 2 produces MDLSDHRDMAKQPASAPTGYIPAQQSDGAAGLTGNKPDNTAACPPSTPRHHPAPQPPPPCNERNTFCPAENKPGEPDSNKEYGTFKNTPPAVPGSVAVNSALRKDSIGSARGGSAQYGDPLRATAEQNNTAGNWTSMSQTTIILGTDGNTSVQPGTVAGVNEDDDEGGDENKARGNWSNKLDFILSMVGYAVGLGNVWRFPYLAFQNGGGAFLIPYLTMLGIAGIPIFLLEVSLGQFASQGPVSVWKCIPALQGCGIAMLIISVLIAIYYNIIMCWTLYYLFASLKGSLPWANCRNEWNTVECKDKDMLLLDSCILRDRNITSIKNSTFCTLANTAGNLTKLLNMSMDGNKTYVSPSEEYFKYNVLHISKGIEYPGDIRWPLAGCLFLAWLIVYASLAKGIKSSGKVVYFTATFPYVVLVILLIRGVTLPGAADGILYFITPKWEKLNDAKVWKDAATQIFFSLSAAWGGLITLSSYNKFHNNCYRDTIIVTCTNSATSIFAGFVIFSVIGFMAHELKVPIEKVADEGPGIAFVVYPEALTRLPLSPFWAIIFFLMLLTLGLDTMFATIETIVTSVSDEYPKYLRKHKPIFTLVCCVSFFILGFPMITESGMYMLQLVDTFAASYSLVIIAIFELVGISYLYGLQRFCEDIEMMIGFQPNRFWRLCWAFVTPTILTGILGLSLYQWKVMTYEDYTYPTWSMVMGWLMVICSVIWIPIMFVIKMHLAPGTIIERLKLVCSPQPDWGPFLMKHRGERYQNMIDPLGTSSLGLKLPPKDFQLGSYQ; encoded by the exons ATG GATCTGTCTGACCACAGAGACATGGCCAAACAACCGGCCAGCGCTCCCACCGGCTACATCCCTGCGCAGCAGTCCGACGGAGCCGCGGGACTTACAGGAAACAAACCGGACAACACGGCAGCGTGCCCGCCGTCCACTCCTCGCCATCACCCGGCGCCTCAGCCGCCGCCTCCTTGTAACGAGCGCAACACTTTTTGTCCCGCGGAAAATAAACCGGGGGAACCGGACAGCAATAAAGAATACGGGACGTTTAAAAACACCCCGCCGGCCGTCCCCGGATCCGTTGCCGTTAATTCGGCCTTGAGGAAGGATTCCATCGGTTCGGCCCGCGGGGGGTCCGCCCAGTACGGCGACCCGCTCCGGGCCACCGCTGAGCAGAACAACACCGCAGGCAACTGGACGTCTATGAGCCAGACCACCATCATACTGGGAACAGATGGGAACACGTCTGTTCAGCCTGGAACCGTGGCGGGG GTTAACGAAGATGATGACGAAGGGGGAGATGAGAATAAGGCCAGAGGAAACTGGTCTAATAAACTGGATTTTATTCTGTCCATGGTTGGCTATGCAGTGGGACTGGGAAACGTGTGGAGGTTTCCTTATCTTGCCTTCCAAAACGGGGGAG GAGCTTTTTTGATCCCCTACCTGACCATGCTGGGCATCGCTGGGATCCCAATCTTTTTGTTGGAGGTTTCCCTCGGCCAGTTTGCAAGCCAAGGGCCAGTGTCAGTGTGGAAATGCATCCCCGCTCTGCAAG gttGCGGGATTGCCATGTTGATAATATCTGTCTTGATAGCCATATACTATAATATTATAATGTGCTGGACACTGTACTACCTGTTCGCTTCGTTGAAGGGCTCACTGCCATGGGCTAACTGTAGGAATGAGTGGAACACGGTGGAATGtaaggacaaagacatgctgctGTTAG ACTCATGCATCCTGCGGGACAGAAACATCACGTCCATCAAGAACTCCACTTTCTGCACGTTGGCAAACACAGCGGGAAACCTGACAAAGCTGCTAAACATGAGTATGGATGGAAACAAGACATATGTCAGCCCCAGCGAGGAATACTTCAA GTACAATGTGCTGCACATTTCCAAAGGGATTGAATATCCAGGAGACATCCGCTGGCCTCTGGCCGGCTGTCTCTTCTTGGCCTGGCTCATTGTCTACGCCTCTTTAGCCAAAGGAATCAAGTCATCGGGAAAg GTGGTGTATTTCACCGCCACGTTCCCTTACGTGGTGCTCGTCATCCTCCTGATCAGAGGAGTGACCCTCCCCGGTGCGGCTGACGGCATCCTCTACTTTATCACACCAAAATGGGAGAAACTAAATGATGCAAAG GTGTGGAAAGACGCTGCCACTCAGATCTTCTTCTCCCTGTCGGCTGCTTGGGGCGGCCTCATCACGCTGTCTTCTTACAATAAGTTCCACAATAACTGCTACAG GGACACTATCATAGTGACATGCACAAACAGCGCCACCAGTATATTTGCTGGGTTTGTCATCTTCTCTGTCATTGGTTTTATGGCACATGAGTTAAAGGTGCCAATAGAGAAGGTGGCTGATGAAG gtcCAGGTATAGCTTTCGTGGTGTATCCAGAGGCTCTGACCAGACTTCCCCTGTCTCCTTTCTGGGCAATCATCTTTTTCCTTATGCTCCTGACCCTTGGCCTGGATACTATG TTTGCCACCATCGAGACCATAGTCACCTCTGTGTCAGATGAGTACCCCAAATACCTGAGGAAACACAAGCCGATCTTCACCCTGGTCTGCTGCGTCTCTTTCTTCATCCTGGGATTTCCCATGATCACAGAG AGTGGGATGTACATGCTCCAGTTGGTGGACACGTTTGCGGCCTCCTATTCTTTGGTCATCATTGCTATCTTTGAGCTGGTGGGGATTTCGTACCTCTATG GCCTACAGAGGTTTTGTGAGGACATTGAAATGATGATTGGTTTCCAGCCAAACCGATTCTGGAGACTGTGCTGGGCCTTTGTGACTCCAACCATTCTGACg GGCATCCTGGGGCTGAGTCTCTACCAGTGGAAGGTGATGACATATGAGGACTACACCTACCCCACCTGGTCCATGGTTATGGGCTGGCTCATGGTCATCTGCTCTGTAATCTGGATCCCCATCATGTTCGTCATTAAGATGCACCTGGCCCCCGGCACCATCATCGAG CGCCTGAAGCTGGTCTGCTCCCCTCAGCCTGACTGGGGTCCTTTCCTGATGAAGCACCGTGGAGAACGCTACCAGAACATGATCGACCCACTGGGAACCAGCTCCCTGGGCCTCAAGCTGCCCCCCAAGGACTTCCAGCTTGGTTCTTACCAGTAG